Proteins from a genomic interval of Arachis hypogaea cultivar Tifrunner chromosome 10, arahy.Tifrunner.gnm2.J5K5, whole genome shotgun sequence:
- the LOC112716818 gene encoding uncharacterized protein isoform X4, with protein sequence MAEKSTLSPTSQTSSPLPRRRPSRVQYLEVNCTSSGKTRRFAESTDAGSAVELINMRLKTEEVGLPSALYIEAVKDGEEPIVFGPTSTLVSYGDGWKLQTVTQTDLFRTEIRHRDVRRMPKQAFGLGVLYPERRESKPRVSKPINLLYIFKIVFAFIFIFVLGAIFTLFLDYLPELILFVK encoded by the exons ATGGCCGAAAAGTCAACCCTATCCCCAACATCGCAAacctcttctcctcttcctcgtcGCCGACCCTCt CGGGTGCAGTACCTGGAGGTGAACTGCACGAGCTCCGGCAAGACGCGGCGGTTTGCGGAGAGCACGGATGCGGGATCGGCGGTGGAGTTGATAAACATGAGGCTGAAGACGGAGGAAGTAGGGCTTCCATCTGCATTGTATATAGAGGCAGTAAAAGACGGTGAAGAGCCGATTGTTTTTGGTCCAACTTCCACTCTTGTCAGCTACGGTGACGGTTGGAAGCTTCAAACCGTTACCCAAACGGATCTCTTCCGTACGG AAATCAGACATAGAGACGTTCGACGGATGCCAAAGCAGGCATTT GGTTTGGGTGTCTTATATCCAGAAAGGAGGGAATCCAAACCAAGGGTATCGAAACCAATCAATctattgtatatttttaaaatagtgtttgcttttatttttatttttgtacttgGTGCAATTTTTACACTGTTTCTTGATTATCTTCCTGAACTGATATTGTTTGTCAAGTAA
- the LOC112716818 gene encoding uncharacterized protein isoform X1 yields MAEKSTLSPTSQTSSPLPRRRPSQRVQYLEVNCTSSGKTRRFAESTDAGSAVELINMRLKTEEVGLPSALYIEAVKDGEEPIVFGPTSTLVSYGDGWKLQTVTQTDLFRTEEIRHRDVRRMPKQAFGLGVLYPERRESKPRVSKPINLLYIFKIVFAFIFIFVLGAIFTLFLDYLPELILFVK; encoded by the exons ATGGCCGAAAAGTCAACCCTATCCCCAACATCGCAAacctcttctcctcttcctcgtcGCCGACCCTCt CAGCGGGTGCAGTACCTGGAGGTGAACTGCACGAGCTCCGGCAAGACGCGGCGGTTTGCGGAGAGCACGGATGCGGGATCGGCGGTGGAGTTGATAAACATGAGGCTGAAGACGGAGGAAGTAGGGCTTCCATCTGCATTGTATATAGAGGCAGTAAAAGACGGTGAAGAGCCGATTGTTTTTGGTCCAACTTCCACTCTTGTCAGCTACGGTGACGGTTGGAAGCTTCAAACCGTTACCCAAACGGATCTCTTCCGTACGG AAGAAATCAGACATAGAGACGTTCGACGGATGCCAAAGCAGGCATTT GGTTTGGGTGTCTTATATCCAGAAAGGAGGGAATCCAAACCAAGGGTATCGAAACCAATCAATctattgtatatttttaaaatagtgtttgcttttatttttatttttgtacttgGTGCAATTTTTACACTGTTTCTTGATTATCTTCCTGAACTGATATTGTTTGTCAAGTAA
- the LOC112716818 gene encoding uncharacterized protein isoform X7 produces the protein MAEKSTLSPTSQTSSPLPRRRPSRVQYLEVNCTSSGKTRRFAESTDAGSAVELINMRLKTEEVGLPSALYIEAVKDGEEPIVFGPTSTLVSYGDGWKLQTVTQTDLFRTEEIRHRDVRRMPKQAFGLGVLYPERRESKPREILWC, from the exons ATGGCCGAAAAGTCAACCCTATCCCCAACATCGCAAacctcttctcctcttcctcgtcGCCGACCCTCt CGGGTGCAGTACCTGGAGGTGAACTGCACGAGCTCCGGCAAGACGCGGCGGTTTGCGGAGAGCACGGATGCGGGATCGGCGGTGGAGTTGATAAACATGAGGCTGAAGACGGAGGAAGTAGGGCTTCCATCTGCATTGTATATAGAGGCAGTAAAAGACGGTGAAGAGCCGATTGTTTTTGGTCCAACTTCCACTCTTGTCAGCTACGGTGACGGTTGGAAGCTTCAAACCGTTACCCAAACGGATCTCTTCCGTACGG AAGAAATCAGACATAGAGACGTTCGACGGATGCCAAAGCAGGCATTT GGTTTGGGTGTCTTATATCCAGAAAGGAGGGAATCCAAACCAAGG GAGATTCTATGGTGCTGA
- the LOC112716818 gene encoding uncharacterized protein isoform X5: MAEKSTLSPTSQTSSPLPRRRPSQRVQYLEVNCTSSGKTRRFAESTDAGSAVELINMRLKTEEVGLPSALYIEAVKDGEEPIVFGPTSTLVSYGDGWKLQTVTQTDLFRTEEIRHRDVRRMPKQAFGLGVLYPERRESKPREILWC; the protein is encoded by the exons ATGGCCGAAAAGTCAACCCTATCCCCAACATCGCAAacctcttctcctcttcctcgtcGCCGACCCTCt CAGCGGGTGCAGTACCTGGAGGTGAACTGCACGAGCTCCGGCAAGACGCGGCGGTTTGCGGAGAGCACGGATGCGGGATCGGCGGTGGAGTTGATAAACATGAGGCTGAAGACGGAGGAAGTAGGGCTTCCATCTGCATTGTATATAGAGGCAGTAAAAGACGGTGAAGAGCCGATTGTTTTTGGTCCAACTTCCACTCTTGTCAGCTACGGTGACGGTTGGAAGCTTCAAACCGTTACCCAAACGGATCTCTTCCGTACGG AAGAAATCAGACATAGAGACGTTCGACGGATGCCAAAGCAGGCATTT GGTTTGGGTGTCTTATATCCAGAAAGGAGGGAATCCAAACCAAGG GAGATTCTATGGTGCTGA
- the LOC112716818 gene encoding uncharacterized protein isoform X2, which translates to MAEKSTLSPTSQTSSPLPRRRPSQRVQYLEVNCTSSGKTRRFAESTDAGSAVELINMRLKTEEVGLPSALYIEAVKDGEEPIVFGPTSTLVSYGDGWKLQTVTQTDLFRTEIRHRDVRRMPKQAFGLGVLYPERRESKPRVSKPINLLYIFKIVFAFIFIFVLGAIFTLFLDYLPELILFVK; encoded by the exons ATGGCCGAAAAGTCAACCCTATCCCCAACATCGCAAacctcttctcctcttcctcgtcGCCGACCCTCt CAGCGGGTGCAGTACCTGGAGGTGAACTGCACGAGCTCCGGCAAGACGCGGCGGTTTGCGGAGAGCACGGATGCGGGATCGGCGGTGGAGTTGATAAACATGAGGCTGAAGACGGAGGAAGTAGGGCTTCCATCTGCATTGTATATAGAGGCAGTAAAAGACGGTGAAGAGCCGATTGTTTTTGGTCCAACTTCCACTCTTGTCAGCTACGGTGACGGTTGGAAGCTTCAAACCGTTACCCAAACGGATCTCTTCCGTACGG AAATCAGACATAGAGACGTTCGACGGATGCCAAAGCAGGCATTT GGTTTGGGTGTCTTATATCCAGAAAGGAGGGAATCCAAACCAAGGGTATCGAAACCAATCAATctattgtatatttttaaaatagtgtttgcttttatttttatttttgtacttgGTGCAATTTTTACACTGTTTCTTGATTATCTTCCTGAACTGATATTGTTTGTCAAGTAA
- the LOC112716818 gene encoding uncharacterized protein isoform X10, which translates to MAEKSTLSPTSQTSSPLPRRRPSRVQYLEVNCTSSGKTRRFAESTDAGSAVELINMRLKTEEVGLPSALYIEAVKDGEEPIVFGPTSTLVSYGDGWKLQTVTQTDLFRTEEIRHRDVRRMPKQAFEILWC; encoded by the exons ATGGCCGAAAAGTCAACCCTATCCCCAACATCGCAAacctcttctcctcttcctcgtcGCCGACCCTCt CGGGTGCAGTACCTGGAGGTGAACTGCACGAGCTCCGGCAAGACGCGGCGGTTTGCGGAGAGCACGGATGCGGGATCGGCGGTGGAGTTGATAAACATGAGGCTGAAGACGGAGGAAGTAGGGCTTCCATCTGCATTGTATATAGAGGCAGTAAAAGACGGTGAAGAGCCGATTGTTTTTGGTCCAACTTCCACTCTTGTCAGCTACGGTGACGGTTGGAAGCTTCAAACCGTTACCCAAACGGATCTCTTCCGTACGG AAGAAATCAGACATAGAGACGTTCGACGGATGCCAAAGCAGGCATTT GAGATTCTATGGTGCTGA
- the LOC112716818 gene encoding uncharacterized protein isoform X6 produces the protein MAEKSTLSPTSQTSSPLPRRRPSQRVQYLEVNCTSSGKTRRFAESTDAGSAVELINMRLKTEEVGLPSALYIEAVKDGEEPIVFGPTSTLVSYGDGWKLQTVTQTDLFRTEIRHRDVRRMPKQAFGLGVLYPERRESKPREILWC, from the exons ATGGCCGAAAAGTCAACCCTATCCCCAACATCGCAAacctcttctcctcttcctcgtcGCCGACCCTCt CAGCGGGTGCAGTACCTGGAGGTGAACTGCACGAGCTCCGGCAAGACGCGGCGGTTTGCGGAGAGCACGGATGCGGGATCGGCGGTGGAGTTGATAAACATGAGGCTGAAGACGGAGGAAGTAGGGCTTCCATCTGCATTGTATATAGAGGCAGTAAAAGACGGTGAAGAGCCGATTGTTTTTGGTCCAACTTCCACTCTTGTCAGCTACGGTGACGGTTGGAAGCTTCAAACCGTTACCCAAACGGATCTCTTCCGTACGG AAATCAGACATAGAGACGTTCGACGGATGCCAAAGCAGGCATTT GGTTTGGGTGTCTTATATCCAGAAAGGAGGGAATCCAAACCAAGG GAGATTCTATGGTGCTGA
- the LOC112716818 gene encoding uncharacterized protein isoform X9 — MAEKSTLSPTSQTSSPLPRRRPSQRVQYLEVNCTSSGKTRRFAESTDAGSAVELINMRLKTEEVGLPSALYIEAVKDGEEPIVFGPTSTLVSYGDGWKLQTVTQTDLFRTEIRHRDVRRMPKQAFEILWC; from the exons ATGGCCGAAAAGTCAACCCTATCCCCAACATCGCAAacctcttctcctcttcctcgtcGCCGACCCTCt CAGCGGGTGCAGTACCTGGAGGTGAACTGCACGAGCTCCGGCAAGACGCGGCGGTTTGCGGAGAGCACGGATGCGGGATCGGCGGTGGAGTTGATAAACATGAGGCTGAAGACGGAGGAAGTAGGGCTTCCATCTGCATTGTATATAGAGGCAGTAAAAGACGGTGAAGAGCCGATTGTTTTTGGTCCAACTTCCACTCTTGTCAGCTACGGTGACGGTTGGAAGCTTCAAACCGTTACCCAAACGGATCTCTTCCGTACGG AAATCAGACATAGAGACGTTCGACGGATGCCAAAGCAGGCATTT GAGATTCTATGGTGCTGA
- the LOC112716818 gene encoding uncharacterized protein isoform X3: protein MAEKSTLSPTSQTSSPLPRRRPSRVQYLEVNCTSSGKTRRFAESTDAGSAVELINMRLKTEEVGLPSALYIEAVKDGEEPIVFGPTSTLVSYGDGWKLQTVTQTDLFRTEEIRHRDVRRMPKQAFGLGVLYPERRESKPRVSKPINLLYIFKIVFAFIFIFVLGAIFTLFLDYLPELILFVK from the exons ATGGCCGAAAAGTCAACCCTATCCCCAACATCGCAAacctcttctcctcttcctcgtcGCCGACCCTCt CGGGTGCAGTACCTGGAGGTGAACTGCACGAGCTCCGGCAAGACGCGGCGGTTTGCGGAGAGCACGGATGCGGGATCGGCGGTGGAGTTGATAAACATGAGGCTGAAGACGGAGGAAGTAGGGCTTCCATCTGCATTGTATATAGAGGCAGTAAAAGACGGTGAAGAGCCGATTGTTTTTGGTCCAACTTCCACTCTTGTCAGCTACGGTGACGGTTGGAAGCTTCAAACCGTTACCCAAACGGATCTCTTCCGTACGG AAGAAATCAGACATAGAGACGTTCGACGGATGCCAAAGCAGGCATTT GGTTTGGGTGTCTTATATCCAGAAAGGAGGGAATCCAAACCAAGGGTATCGAAACCAATCAATctattgtatatttttaaaatagtgtttgcttttatttttatttttgtacttgGTGCAATTTTTACACTGTTTCTTGATTATCTTCCTGAACTGATATTGTTTGTCAAGTAA
- the LOC112716818 gene encoding uncharacterized protein isoform X8 codes for MAEKSTLSPTSQTSSPLPRRRPSQRVQYLEVNCTSSGKTRRFAESTDAGSAVELINMRLKTEEVGLPSALYIEAVKDGEEPIVFGPTSTLVSYGDGWKLQTVTQTDLFRTEEIRHRDVRRMPKQAFEILWC; via the exons ATGGCCGAAAAGTCAACCCTATCCCCAACATCGCAAacctcttctcctcttcctcgtcGCCGACCCTCt CAGCGGGTGCAGTACCTGGAGGTGAACTGCACGAGCTCCGGCAAGACGCGGCGGTTTGCGGAGAGCACGGATGCGGGATCGGCGGTGGAGTTGATAAACATGAGGCTGAAGACGGAGGAAGTAGGGCTTCCATCTGCATTGTATATAGAGGCAGTAAAAGACGGTGAAGAGCCGATTGTTTTTGGTCCAACTTCCACTCTTGTCAGCTACGGTGACGGTTGGAAGCTTCAAACCGTTACCCAAACGGATCTCTTCCGTACGG AAGAAATCAGACATAGAGACGTTCGACGGATGCCAAAGCAGGCATTT GAGATTCTATGGTGCTGA